Proteins encoded in a region of the Campylobacter geochelonis genome:
- a CDS encoding molybdopterin oxidoreductase family protein — MQSVVKTTCPYCGTGCGIDLYVQDGRIVDAKPTLHHHVNDGELCLKGMFGWEFVNSKKRITKPMIRKKDGVYDKNGTLVEVSFDEAYDFVANKFKDIVQKHGSNAIMGFSSARSNNEDNYTFQKFFRALGSNNVDHCARLUHAPTVAGLANTLGNGTMTNDLVEFATDTDVFFLIGTNTSECHPIIAMQMQRGLERGAKMIVVDPKCTDMAKKADIYLQIPVGANIKTLNTIMNVIISENLQDNEFIANHSHGYEYLKEAVKEYTPEKFEADTGLKKELIIQAARMYAKANAAAICYTMGITQFTDGTSNVFSLSNLAILTGNLGKKGAGVNPLRGQNNVQGACDMGALPNCTPAGAVDSPYARNQARKVWHFELNPTPGIKLTQAPDKMDSGELKLLYVFGENPVMSDPWTQHFIHSVHKLDCFIVQDLFLTESAQKADVVLPAAGWGEKDGTFINTSRRVQRTRMASKPVGGVEPDWKVVCNIANRMGLDGFNFGNAEQIWNEIRELMPKFFGGISYYRLDKLGGISWPCPDEEHPGTPVLYADKKSMLPDTKFRLVPVVYTDDKTKRKEIEKEFRARTKMPDEYPLGSGTLSEIPDEIYPCLFTTGRKVYHYHTGTMTRECPALEYGAGIDGALIEVSPDIARERELEDGCYALVQNKRGKIAAKLRINNDLREGTIFTTFHYSEADGNELANAGDTDPFSGIAPLKMTIANIKKLNEDEFLKFREQNEMDMHSETPYLSRVR, encoded by the coding sequence ATGCAATCAGTTGTAAAAACCACTTGCCCATACTGCGGAACGGGCTGTGGTATAGACTTATACGTGCAAGATGGCAGAATCGTAGATGCAAAGCCTACTTTACATCATCATGTAAATGATGGGGAGCTTTGCTTAAAAGGAATGTTTGGCTGGGAATTTGTAAATTCTAAAAAACGTATCACAAAACCGATGATTAGAAAAAAAGATGGTGTTTATGATAAAAATGGCACTTTAGTAGAAGTTAGTTTTGATGAGGCTTATGATTTTGTAGCTAATAAATTTAAAGACATAGTTCAAAAACATGGCTCAAATGCGATAATGGGATTTAGTTCTGCTAGATCAAATAACGAAGATAACTACACTTTTCAAAAATTTTTTCGTGCATTAGGAAGTAACAACGTAGATCACTGTGCTCGTCTTTGACACGCTCCGACAGTGGCAGGTCTTGCCAACACTTTAGGAAACGGAACGATGACAAATGATTTAGTTGAGTTTGCAACCGATACAGATGTGTTTTTCTTAATCGGAACAAATACAAGCGAATGTCATCCTATAATCGCTATGCAGATGCAGCGTGGACTTGAACGTGGCGCTAAGATGATAGTTGTAGATCCAAAATGCACAGATATGGCTAAAAAAGCTGATATCTACCTTCAAATTCCAGTTGGTGCAAACATTAAGACACTAAATACAATCATGAATGTGATAATAAGCGAAAATTTACAAGATAACGAGTTTATCGCAAACCATTCGCATGGATATGAATACCTAAAAGAAGCGGTTAAAGAGTATACGCCTGAAAAATTTGAAGCCGACACTGGTTTGAAAAAAGAGTTGATTATCCAAGCTGCTAGAATGTATGCTAAGGCGAATGCGGCTGCTATTTGCTATACAATGGGGATAACTCAGTTTACTGATGGAACTTCAAATGTGTTTTCTTTATCAAATTTAGCTATTCTTACTGGAAATTTAGGCAAAAAAGGTGCTGGAGTAAATCCGTTGCGTGGGCAAAACAACGTCCAAGGCGCATGCGATATGGGCGCGTTACCAAACTGCACTCCAGCTGGAGCAGTTGATAGCCCATATGCTAGAAATCAAGCTAGAAAAGTATGGCACTTCGAGTTAAATCCAACTCCAGGTATAAAACTAACCCAAGCTCCAGATAAAATGGATAGTGGTGAATTAAAACTTTTATATGTTTTTGGCGAAAATCCGGTTATGAGTGATCCATGGACCCAACATTTTATCCACTCTGTGCATAAGCTTGATTGTTTTATTGTGCAGGATTTGTTTTTAACAGAAAGCGCACAAAAAGCTGATGTTGTCTTACCTGCGGCTGGTTGGGGCGAAAAGGATGGAACGTTTATCAACACTTCAAGAAGAGTTCAACGAACAAGAATGGCTAGCAAGCCAGTTGGTGGCGTTGAGCCAGACTGGAAAGTGGTTTGTAATATCGCAAATCGCATGGGACTTGATGGCTTTAACTTTGGAAATGCTGAACAAATTTGGAATGAGATTAGAGAGCTTATGCCTAAATTTTTTGGTGGTATTAGCTACTACAGGCTTGATAAACTTGGCGGGATTAGTTGGCCATGCCCTGATGAAGAGCATCCTGGAACTCCAGTTCTTTATGCTGATAAAAAATCAATGCTTCCAGATACTAAATTCAGGCTCGTTCCTGTGGTCTATACAGATGATAAGACAAAGCGAAAAGAGATAGAAAAAGAATTTAGAGCAAGGACTAAAATGCCAGATGAGTATCCTTTAGGTAGTGGAACGCTAAGTGAAATTCCTGATGAAATTTATCCTTGTTTGTTTACTACTGGACGCAAGGTTTACCACTATCACACTGGAACTATGACTAGAGAATGCCCGGCTTTAGAGTATGGTGCTGGTATAGATGGCGCTTTGATAGAAGTAAGCCCAGATATAGCTAGAGAAAGAGAGCTTGAAGATGGTTGTTATGCGCTAGTGCAAAACAAACGAGGAAAAATAGCAGCAAAACTTCGCATAAATAATGATTTGCGCGAAGGGACGATATTTACGACGTTTCACTATAGTGAAGCAGATGGAAACGAACTTGCAAATGCTGGCGATACAGATCCGTTTTCTGGTATCGCGCCACTTAAGATGACTATAGCAAATATCAAAAAGCTAAATGAAGATGAATTTTTAAAATTCAGAGAGCAAAACGAGATGGATATGCACTCTGAAACCCCATATTTATCAAGAGTTAGATAA
- a CDS encoding Crp/Fnr family transcriptional regulator — protein sequence MKTSRLGLLEIEVVDKLDEIEISKFNHEFLKKGNILYSDEIKIIVFKSGLAKLSFFEDGEEFIIYHLSKNNITILDETCAIEILEDSEIYSMKIESLDELFKNAKFSNAYFKTLTNIVVVQRQIIKSILFENAKGRIASFLIELANEQNLNQNGYKYIFLPFSLKVLSSFVGLKRQSASTAFNELIKDGILRKITQHEFLIIDYKKLESYKN from the coding sequence TTGAAAACATCTCGTTTAGGACTACTTGAAATTGAAGTTGTAGATAAGTTAGATGAGATTGAAATTTCTAAATTTAATCACGAATTTTTAAAAAAAGGAAATATCCTTTATAGCGATGAGATAAAAATCATAGTTTTTAAAAGCGGTTTGGCAAAACTTTCATTTTTTGAAGATGGAGAGGAGTTTATCATCTATCATCTTTCCAAAAACAACATAACCATACTTGATGAAACATGCGCGATAGAAATCCTAGAAGATAGCGAAATTTACTCTATGAAAATCGAGTCGTTAGATGAGCTGTTTAAAAATGCCAAATTTAGTAACGCCTACTTTAAAACGCTGACAAACATCGTCGTAGTGCAACGCCAAATCATAAAATCAATACTTTTTGAAAATGCAAAAGGCAGAATCGCAAGCTTTTTAATAGAACTTGCAAATGAGCAAAATTTAAATCAAAATGGTTATAAATACATCTTTTTGCCATTTTCATTAAAGGTGCTTTCATCGTTTGTCGGGCTTAAAAGACAAAGCGCTTCAACTGCATTTAACGAGCTTATAAAAGATGGAATCCTTCGTAAAATCACACAACATGAGTTTTTAATCATAGATTATAAAAAGCTTGAAAGTTATAAAAACTAA
- a CDS encoding formate/nitrite transporter family protein: MLNPAQTAEAISGSMEHKAHTPMMSVVFLAIMAGAAIAMGDIFWAHSTVGMAEKQSIGMANFIGGITFSCGLMMVVFYGGHLFTSSVLSGVSAYDGKVGIEKTIAYWVVVWVCNFIGGALIAYMYYYSGLPFKFDAYILKHFVPSGIVKVTDPFHELFIRGIFCNVFVCMSIWTATSESNLSGKFFAIMWMIGAFVACSMEHCVANMFIITEAIIAKAHYIAAAGGDLDAVAKMLHVSVDGLKELTWGNFLWKNLLPVTLGNIVGGLFFVGLVGFMANKFDMKKNA; encoded by the coding sequence ATGTTAAATCCTGCACAAACCGCCGAGGCGATATCGGGTTCAATGGAGCATAAGGCGCACACTCCTATGATGAGTGTTGTTTTTCTAGCCATTATGGCAGGAGCTGCTATAGCGATGGGAGATATATTTTGGGCGCATTCTACTGTAGGAATGGCTGAAAAACAGTCAATCGGTATGGCAAATTTTATAGGTGGCATTACGTTTAGTTGTGGTTTGATGATGGTTGTGTTTTATGGTGGGCATCTTTTTACAAGCTCTGTTCTTTCAGGTGTTAGTGCATATGATGGTAAAGTTGGGATAGAAAAAACTATAGCTTATTGGGTTGTGGTTTGGGTTTGTAACTTTATAGGTGGCGCGTTGATTGCTTATATGTATTATTACTCTGGATTGCCTTTTAAATTTGATGCTTATATATTAAAACATTTCGTTCCATCGGGTATTGTTAAAGTTACTGATCCGTTTCATGAACTTTTTATACGAGGTATATTTTGTAATGTTTTTGTATGTATGTCTATCTGGACTGCGACTTCAGAGAGCAATTTATCTGGTAAATTTTTTGCGATTATGTGGATGATAGGTGCGTTTGTGGCTTGTTCTATGGAGCACTGTGTGGCAAATATGTTTATAATCACAGAAGCAATCATCGCTAAAGCTCACTATATAGCTGCAGCTGGTGGAGATTTAGATGCGGTAGCAAAAATGCTTCATGTAAGTGTTGATGGCTTAAAAGAGCTAACTTGGGGAAATTTCTTATGGAAAAATTTGCTTCCTGTTACTCTTGGAAATATAGTTGGAGGTTTATTTTTTGTAGGGCTAGTCGGCTTTATGGCTAACAAATTTGATATGAAAAAAAACGCTTAA
- a CDS encoding formate hydrogenlyase maturation HycH family protein: MIHVFKLTKRHVDTNKDMPKVLKDIKLFSTCVGHGVGTIDFSQKVLEISDDEYEMMIKHSNDYVKFKIGNLSKYFEIEIFPEHAAKLLPGLCECKLKDALLNFHEGYLVLRKDF, translated from the coding sequence ATGATACACGTTTTTAAACTCACCAAAAGGCACGTTGATACAAACAAAGATATGCCAAAAGTGCTTAAAGATATCAAGCTTTTTTCAACTTGCGTTGGACATGGAGTAGGTACGATTGATTTTAGCCAAAAGGTTTTAGAAATCAGTGATGATGAGTATGAAATGATGATTAAGCATTCCAACGATTATGTTAAATTTAAAATAGGAAATTTAAGCAAGTATTTTGAGATTGAAATTTTTCCAGAGCATGCAGCTAAGCTTTTGCCCGGTCTTTGCGAGTGTAAGCTAAAAGATGCTTTGCTAAATTTTCATGAAGGATATCTTGTGCTTAGAAAGGATTTTTAA
- a CDS encoding NADH-quinone oxidoreductase subunit B family protein, which yields MSIYQVPKDISSANDLTAKLEHLKNIKRSFSVYRIDCGSCNGCEIEIFAAITPMWDPERFGFKLVANPRHADILICSGPVTRQMYYPLLRAYEATPDPKIVVAFGACGSSGGIFYDAYSVWGGVDKIIPVDVFIPGCPPHPASVIYGLGMALGIIDQKLKEHSYDNDTTLAPQVKQSIIGNILFERDLQAESKRLMSYVFGRVLFEKYIKAIKSSKDIKDALLTKNALIEAIHKEDDPRYAECMAILHNEIYLKYIKATDEFSIDTQKEIWDKQNDTRF from the coding sequence ATGAGTATTTATCAAGTTCCTAAAGATATAAGCTCGGCAAATGACTTAACAGCTAAGCTTGAGCATCTAAAAAATATCAAAAGAAGTTTTAGCGTTTATAGAATTGATTGTGGAAGTTGTAATGGCTGTGAGATTGAAATCTTTGCTGCTATTACTCCGATGTGGGATCCAGAGCGTTTTGGGTTTAAACTTGTTGCAAATCCACGCCATGCTGATATACTAATCTGCTCCGGTCCAGTTACAAGACAGATGTATTATCCGCTTTTACGGGCCTATGAAGCCACTCCAGATCCAAAGATAGTAGTTGCATTTGGTGCTTGTGGAAGTAGTGGAGGTATTTTTTATGATGCTTATAGTGTATGGGGTGGGGTGGATAAAATTATCCCTGTTGATGTTTTTATCCCTGGTTGCCCACCACACCCAGCAAGTGTGATTTATGGGCTTGGAATGGCTCTTGGCATAATAGATCAAAAACTAAAAGAGCATAGCTATGATAATGATACAACCCTAGCTCCACAAGTAAAGCAATCAATCATAGGAAATATACTCTTTGAGCGAGATTTGCAAGCTGAGTCTAAGAGGCTTATGAGCTATGTATTTGGCAGAGTGCTTTTTGAAAAATACATAAAAGCCATTAAAAGTTCAAAAGATATAAAAGATGCTTTACTTACTAAAAATGCTCTTATAGAAGCAATTCACAAAGAAGACGATCCTCGATATGCTGAGTGTATGGCGATTTTACATAATGAAATATATCTAAAATATATAAAAGCGACTGATGAATTTAGTATTGATACACAAAAAGAAATTTGGGATAAACAAAATGATACACGTTTTTAA
- a CDS encoding formate hydrogenlyase complex iron-sulfur subunit — MMKLFDITQKYGKATYAYPFEPYKVQENFRGQPTYTYELCIGCAACGVACPSNAIEVKMNESKDKLIWRFDCARCIFCGRCDEVCPTRAVKLSDSFELAVKFDKSALIQKGELEIQKCKCCGKPFVSKRLINYTFEKLSSANLLPDRLEEAKEYLYICPECKKANSVKRITRGEEKGMK; from the coding sequence ATGATGAAGTTGTTTGATATAACACAAAAGTATGGAAAAGCAACGTACGCATATCCGTTTGAGCCTTATAAAGTGCAAGAAAATTTCCGTGGGCAACCAACATATACTTATGAGCTTTGCATAGGTTGTGCAGCGTGCGGAGTGGCATGTCCAAGCAATGCGATTGAAGTGAAGATGAATGAGAGTAAAGATAAGCTTATCTGGCGTTTTGATTGTGCTCGTTGTATATTTTGTGGGCGTTGTGATGAGGTTTGTCCAACAAGAGCTGTTAAGCTAAGTGATAGTTTTGAACTAGCTGTTAAATTTGATAAAAGTGCGTTGATTCAAAAAGGTGAGCTAGAGATACAAAAATGTAAATGCTGTGGCAAACCTTTTGTATCTAAACGGCTCATAAATTATACTTTTGAAAAACTTAGCAGTGCAAATTTACTTCCAGATAGGCTCGAAGAGGCAAAAGAGTATCTTTATATATGTCCAGAGTGCAAAAAAGCAAATAGTGTTAAACGCATCACAAGAGGCGAAGAAAAGGGTATGAAATGA
- a CDS encoding NADH-quinone oxidoreductase subunit C, producing the protein MRGDKFVEILKTKVKVLEVTRQTDDQITVLVDRGDLPLAVKTLYYDIGGFISTMIPNDERALNGNYALYYALSMEGSKMSVDDDFASEDKCFISVKTLIPANDPTFPSVTPLVPACIWYEREAFDMFGLVAEGLPDKRRLVLADDWPDGLYPLRKDAMDYRYRPDPVTHENEPDAQFLFPSGDGVVDVPLGPLHVTSDEPGHFRLFCDGDEIIDADYRLFYQHRGMEKLAENRMNYDQMGYLAERVCGICGYAHAIACIEAAEKAIRLEIPLRAQAIRVICLEIERLHSHLLNIGLACEVTGNYNAFMHIFRVREYSMELAQLVTGGRKTYGNVVMGGLRRDMTNNEIKKSIQIINNLENQITEIWDAVMEDKRQIERWKGVGILDRQIARDFSPVGPNMRASGFKRDNRYDHPYDFFKKIEFKVAVEHGCDVFSREMVRYKELKSSISIIRQCLELMPQTPIMIDPKTMIKPENFALGHDEAPRGENVHWIMQGSAQKVYRWRCRAATYNNWPSLRYQFRGNNISDAALIVCSLDPCYSCTERITVVDIRSKKSRVLSEKELKKFCQNGKVDKKDLI; encoded by the coding sequence ATGCGTGGAGATAAATTTGTTGAAATTTTAAAAACTAAAGTAAAAGTACTTGAAGTTACTAGACAAACAGATGATCAAATAACAGTTCTGGTTGATAGAGGCGATTTGCCACTTGCAGTAAAAACGCTTTATTATGATATAGGCGGTTTTATATCTACAATGATACCAAATGATGAGAGAGCGCTAAATGGAAACTATGCACTTTATTATGCACTTTCTATGGAAGGTTCAAAAATGAGTGTGGATGATGATTTTGCTAGTGAAGACAAGTGTTTTATAAGCGTTAAAACTCTTATACCAGCAAATGACCCAACATTTCCATCTGTTACGCCTTTGGTTCCTGCTTGTATTTGGTATGAAAGAGAAGCTTTTGATATGTTTGGTTTAGTAGCTGAGGGCTTGCCTGATAAGAGGCGTTTGGTTTTAGCTGATGATTGGCCAGATGGATTATACCCACTTAGAAAAGATGCGATGGATTATAGATATAGACCAGACCCAGTTACTCATGAAAATGAGCCAGATGCACAGTTTTTGTTCCCTAGCGGAGATGGTGTGGTTGATGTACCGCTTGGACCTTTGCATGTTACGAGCGATGAGCCAGGGCATTTTAGGTTATTTTGTGATGGTGATGAGATTATAGATGCTGATTATAGGCTGTTTTATCAGCATCGTGGCATGGAAAAACTTGCTGAGAATAGAATGAATTATGATCAAATGGGATATTTGGCTGAACGAGTTTGCGGAATTTGTGGTTATGCTCACGCGATTGCTTGTATTGAAGCGGCCGAAAAGGCAATCAGGCTTGAAATTCCACTTCGCGCACAAGCTATTAGAGTTATTTGCCTTGAGATTGAGCGTCTTCATAGCCATCTTTTAAATATCGGTTTGGCTTGTGAAGTTACTGGTAATTACAATGCGTTTATGCATATATTTAGAGTTCGTGAATACTCGATGGAGTTGGCTCAACTTGTAACTGGCGGTAGAAAGACTTATGGAAATGTTGTAATGGGCGGGTTAAGACGCGATATGACAAATAATGAGATTAAAAAATCAATCCAGATAATTAACAACCTTGAAAATCAAATAACTGAAATTTGGGATGCGGTTATGGAGGATAAGCGTCAGATTGAGCGTTGGAAAGGTGTTGGAATTTTAGATAGACAAATAGCGCGCGATTTTAGCCCAGTTGGACCAAATATGAGAGCTAGTGGATTTAAGCGAGATAACAGATATGACCATCCATATGACTTTTTTAAAAAGATTGAATTTAAAGTAGCGGTTGAGCATGGGTGCGATGTATTTAGTAGGGAGATGGTTAGATATAAGGAGCTTAAAAGTTCTATTTCTATCATTCGTCAATGTCTTGAGCTTATGCCTCAAACTCCTATTATGATAGATCCAAAAACTATGATAAAACCTGAAAATTTTGCTCTTGGACATGATGAAGCGCCACGAGGCGAAAATGTACACTGGATAATGCAAGGGAGCGCACAAAAGGTTTATCGTTGGAGATGTAGAGCAGCTACGTATAATAACTGGCCAAGTCTGCGTTATCAGTTTCGAGGAAATAATATCTCAGATGCTGCACTTATAGTCTGCTCTCTTGATCCTTGTTATTCATGCACTGAGCGTATAACAGTTGTCGATATAAGAAGCAAGAAAAGCAGGGTTTTAAGCGAAAAAGAGCTTAAAAAATTTTGTCAAAACGGCAAAGTAGATAAGAAGGATTTAATATGA
- a CDS encoding hydrogenase 4 subunit F — translation MDSLTLILILPLVGALILFLSSKNYATLSIIHVIVSGITSLALLFNVYKVLVSGTFFSYDKFLFLDSLGAVFLVLIAITGFLVNLYSTIYMRWEFEEKHINLVDLRRYYGLCHVFIFTMTLSVICNNIAFMWAAIEATTLASVFLVAIHKDKKSTESGYKYIVLCSIGLAFALYATVLLYSVTFTTTQNSDTAMLWTTIMSSAKGLNENAMKLIFVFALIGFGTKAGLAPTHTWLPDVHAQGPAPISALLSGVLLKCAMLAILRYYAVTASATSFEFVQSIMLISGTITLFVAGIFLIRQHDVKRMFAYHSVVHMGVIAFALGIGGELGVFAAIFHCLAHSFTKALAFCSTGNIARIYGTKDMTKMGGMIKIAPVTTIMFAAAVCSLVGVPAFAIFVSEFLVFKGAIVTGQYFAVALFAIALAIIFIADFSHFNMASFGEPKGEVLHNKEMKFIENLPLILLCVLIIVFGVWHVDSFFTLVENGVKIIMGV, via the coding sequence ATGGATAGTTTAACATTGATACTAATTTTGCCGCTTGTTGGCGCGTTGATTTTGTTTTTGTCTTCGAAAAATTATGCGACTTTAAGCATAATTCATGTTATTGTTTCTGGTATTACTTCGCTTGCTTTGCTTTTTAATGTTTATAAGGTTTTAGTAAGTGGAACGTTTTTTAGCTATGATAAATTTCTATTTCTTGATAGTTTGGGAGCTGTATTTTTAGTACTGATTGCTATAACTGGATTTTTAGTAAATTTATACTCAACTATATATATGAGATGGGAATTTGAAGAAAAGCATATAAATTTAGTTGATTTAAGAAGATATTATGGGCTTTGTCATGTATTTATTTTCACTATGACTTTAAGCGTGATTTGTAACAACATAGCTTTTATGTGGGCAGCGATTGAGGCTACGACTTTAGCATCTGTGTTTTTAGTAGCCATTCATAAAGATAAAAAATCAACAGAGAGTGGATATAAATATATAGTGCTTTGCTCAATCGGACTTGCGTTTGCGCTTTATGCTACAGTTTTACTCTACTCCGTAACTTTTACAACTACTCAAAACAGCGACACTGCGATGCTTTGGACGACTATTATGAGTAGTGCAAAAGGGCTAAATGAAAATGCTATGAAGCTGATATTTGTATTTGCTTTGATTGGATTTGGTACAAAAGCAGGACTTGCTCCAACTCATACTTGGCTTCCAGATGTTCACGCACAAGGTCCAGCTCCGATTTCAGCTCTTTTATCTGGAGTGTTGTTAAAATGCGCCATGCTTGCGATTTTACGATATTACGCAGTTACTGCTAGTGCGACTTCGTTTGAATTTGTGCAAAGTATTATGCTTATTTCAGGAACTATAACTTTGTTTGTGGCTGGTATATTTTTGATTCGACAACATGATGTAAAAAGAATGTTTGCTTATCACTCAGTTGTTCATATGGGAGTTATCGCTTTTGCTCTTGGAATCGGCGGAGAGCTTGGAGTATTTGCTGCGATTTTTCACTGTTTAGCTCATAGTTTTACTAAAGCACTTGCGTTTTGTTCAACTGGAAATATAGCTAGAATTTATGGCACAAAAGATATGACTAAAATGGGCGGTATGATAAAGATAGCTCCGGTTACGACTATTATGTTTGCAGCAGCGGTTTGCTCTCTTGTTGGTGTTCCTGCTTTTGCGATATTTGTAAGTGAGTTTTTAGTATTTAAAGGCGCGATTGTTACAGGACAATACTTTGCGGTTGCTTTGTTTGCAATAGCCCTTGCTATTATATTTATAGCAGACTTTTCACACTTTAACATGGCAAGTTTTGGTGAGCCTAAAGGCGAGGTATTACATAATAAAGAGATGAAATTTATAGAAAATCTTCCACTTATTTTGCTTTGTGTTTTAATCATAGTCTTTGGTGTTTGGCATGTAGATAGCTTTTTTACACTCGTTGAAAATGGCGTAAAAATTATAATGGGAGTTTGA
- the hyfE gene encoding hydrogenase 4 membrane subunit produces MEMIDILAICMIVTSLAVFGLRNLKLSVGIYALQTMILVSIFTMLSVKFSAHQLGMWAVVAFFTKVVLVPTILFCLIKKLSVISEDEPVGGFFVSPVIAMGFSLAIAMSIYPIFLEFSLIKEKIVLIAAVTVFMMGVFGFMLRNSFIKQILAYCLFENGIHLTLALMAYNSHELVELGILTDAIFAVIIMSILAIRFYKAYDSLDTSKATNLRG; encoded by the coding sequence ATGGAAATGATAGATATTTTAGCTATATGTATGATAGTTACATCTTTGGCTGTGTTTGGGCTAAGAAATTTAAAGCTTTCGGTTGGAATTTACGCACTTCAAACAATGATTTTAGTAAGTATATTTACCATGCTTTCTGTTAAATTTAGTGCTCATCAGCTTGGAATGTGGGCTGTGGTGGCATTTTTTACAAAAGTTGTATTAGTTCCTACAATTCTTTTTTGTCTTATTAAAAAACTTAGCGTTATATCTGAAGATGAACCAGTTGGTGGGTTTTTTGTAAGTCCGGTTATTGCGATGGGATTTTCTTTGGCTATTGCTATGAGTATTTATCCTATATTTTTGGAATTTTCATTAATAAAAGAAAAAATTGTGCTAATAGCTGCTGTGACTGTTTTCATGATGGGGGTTTTTGGGTTTATGCTTAGAAACTCTTTTATAAAACAGATTTTAGCATACTGTTTGTTTGAAAATGGCATCCACTTAACTCTTGCTTTAATGGCTTATAACTCACATGAGCTTGTTGAGCTTGGAATTTTAACCGATGCAATTTTTGCTGTTATTATCATGAGTATTTTAGCGATTAGATTTTATAAGGCCTATGATAGCCTTGATACTTCTAAAGCTACAAATTTAAGGGGATGA
- a CDS encoding respiratory chain complex I subunit 1 family protein yields MQTILLMIFQVVVIVLIAPLFDGMARKLRAKLQSKQGSDFFQTYRDIIKLFKRNRTVPKCSHWVFRLAPFLLFATSSAILAAIPITYSSNMAFGAYSDIFVILYLGALLRFVFGSASMDSGNPFAATGGSREQMIGVYVEPVMIMCLIVVMLAAKTSNLVQIQQMVKDGIIGYQIPSFAVASIAFLWCMYVETGRKPYDLAEAEQELQEGVLGEYAGADLGLVQAALILKQFAMIGLFLTIFEPWNFSNPFLAIIVFVLKAGVFYVAAVFIDNFGPRFKIASSLRKNALAALAISFVALTLYVVGV; encoded by the coding sequence ATGCAAACCATACTTTTAATGATATTTCAAGTCGTTGTTATAGTTTTAATCGCACCTTTGTTTGATGGAATGGCAAGAAAGCTAAGAGCTAAGCTTCAGTCAAAGCAAGGAAGTGATTTTTTCCAGACATATCGCGATATTATAAAGCTTTTCAAAAGAAACAGAACTGTGCCAAAATGCTCCCATTGGGTCTTTAGGCTAGCACCATTTCTTTTATTTGCTACATCATCTGCGATTTTAGCTGCTATTCCTATAACTTATAGCAGCAATATGGCTTTTGGAGCTTACTCAGATATATTTGTTATCCTTTATTTGGGTGCACTTTTAAGATTTGTCTTTGGCTCAGCATCGATGGATAGTGGTAACCCGTTTGCTGCAACTGGTGGAAGTAGAGAGCAAATGATAGGTGTTTATGTAGAGCCAGTTATGATTATGTGTCTTATAGTTGTTATGCTAGCTGCTAAGACCTCAAATTTAGTCCAAATTCAGCAAATGGTAAAAGATGGAATAATCGGATATCAAATTCCTAGTTTTGCTGTCGCGTCAATAGCCTTTTTATGGTGTATGTATGTAGAAACTGGAAGAAAGCCATATGACTTAGCAGAAGCAGAACAAGAGCTTCAAGAGGGGGTTTTAGGAGAGTATGCAGGAGCTGATTTGGGATTAGTTCAAGCAGCACTTATCTTAAAACAGTTTGCGATGATAGGGCTGTTTTTAACCATATTTGAACCGTGGAATTTCTCAAATCCATTTTTAGCAATTATTGTATTTGTTTTAAAAGCTGGAGTTTTTTATGTAGCTGCTGTGTTTATCGATAACTTTGGTCCTAGATTTAAAATCGCATCCAGTCTTCGCAAAAACGCCCTTGCTGCATTGGCTATATCTTTTGTAGCTTTAACACTTTATGTAGTAGGAGTTTGA